From Camelina sativa cultivar DH55 chromosome 20, Cs, whole genome shotgun sequence, the proteins below share one genomic window:
- the LOC104772731 gene encoding uncharacterized protein LOC104772731, with the protein MRSGWSSWKSFPYVIKYKKGKENVLADALSRRHALITTMDAHVLGFESIKDAYAGDAEFGECFQNHGKGIYTEFYLHEGFLFRGRRLCIPNGSIQELLVREAHSGGLSGPFGITKTLAVLQEHFYWPKMRSMVENHCGRCIVC; encoded by the coding sequence ATGCGAAGTGGTTGGAGTTCGTGGAAATCTTTCCCTTACGTCATCAAATAcaagaagggaaaagaaaatgttttggcCGATGCTTTGTCAAGGAGACACGCTCTCATCACTACTATGGACGCTCAtgtgttgggttttgaaagcatcaagGATGCATATGCTGGAGACGCTGAGTTTGGAGAATGTTTCCAGAACCATGGGAAGGGAATTTACACCGAATTCTATCTTCATGAGGGTTTTCTGTTCAGAGGGCGACGACTGTGTATACCAAATGGTTCTATCCAGGAGTTGCTTGTTCGTGAAGCTCATAGCGGAGGTTTGTCAGGTCCCTTCGGCATCACTAAGACGCTGGCCGTGCTTCAAGAGCATTTCTATTGGCCGAAGATGCGCAGTATGGTGGAGAACCATTGTGGTCGTTGCATTGTGTGTTGA